GCCGCGCGATGATCGACCTGCTCCTCGCGGAGATCGCCGACCGCCGCCCGCCCGCGTCCCGGGGACTGGAGCGGCAGCACGCGGTACTGCCGACGGAACTGGTGGCGCGGGCGTCGTCGTAACGCCCCTCGCGTCCGCGTCCGTTCCCTGAGCCGCCACAGGCCCGGTTCAGTGCCTTCTCGGCCTGGGCGACCGGCGTAGCGACCGGGTCGGCCGCCGAGGGCAGGTCGATGATCACGACCGCGGTCTCCTCCCGTCAGTGGACAAAGGACTCGGGGCCGAAGCGGCCCCACGCCACGAACGCGGCCAGGACGATGTAGACCACGTCCACCACCATGAACCGGACCTCGTGACGCCGGAGCCGGGTGATCGCCGCACCGGTCATCAGGATCACCAGGCCGAGGGCGGCCAGCGGCACCAGAACCGGCGCGATGCCGAGCGCGGCGGGCAGGATCAGCCCCACCGCGGCCAGCACCTCCAGCGCTCCGATGGCCTTCACACCGCCCCGCTGAAGTCGGTGACCCACTGCGCACATACACAGTGCGAGGTTCACGACCCGTTCCCTTTGTTCCCGTCGTTCGCCGTCGGCCCTCTGAGACAGGGCGGCCCGGCAATCTGTGACAGGAGCGGATACGCTGCTGGACGTCTTGCGGAAGTTCGAAGGGGGGGGCTCCGTGGCGGGATCAGTGAGGGCGACGGACGCGGACGGATACCGGTCGCTGCTGTTCTCCATCGCCTACGGGATGACCGGATCCGTGGGCGACGCCGAGGACATCGTGCAGGACGCCTTCCTCAACCTGACCCGGGTGCGCCAGGCCGGGACGGCGGTCGGGAATCTGAAGGCGTATCTGACCACGTCGGTGACGCGGCTGGGCATCAACTACCTGAGTTCGGCGCGGGTACGGCGCGAGACCTACGTGGGCGACTGGCTGCCCGAGCCGGTCGTGGTCTGCGCCGACCGGCCCGGACCGGCCGAGCACGCCGAGCTGTCCGACTCGCTGTCGATGGCGTTCCTCGTGCTGCTGGAGGCCCTCTCCCCGGTGGAGCGGGCGGTGTTCGTGCTGCGTGAGGTCTTCGGGTACGGCTACCCGGAGGTGGCGCGGCTCACCGGCAAGTCCGAGGCGAACTGCCGGCAGATCTTCGCCCGCGCCAGAAAGCGCGTCGCCGCCGGCGGTCGGGCGGCCGACCTCGCGCCGCCGCCCCCGGTACGGCGGGCGGAGAGCGAGGAGCTGGCCCGTAAGTTCTTCGAGGCCGCCGAGGGCGGTGACATGGACGCGCTGCTCGGCATGCTCGCCCCCGACGTGGTGTTCCAGGGCGACGGCGGCGGCAAGGCGCGGGCGCTCGCGCGGTCCGTCACCGAACCGCGCCATGTGGCACAGCTGCTGGTCGGCGGGTTCCGCCGGGTCCGGATCCTCGGCGCCTCGATGCGGGCGGCGTGGATCAACGGCCGTCCGGGCGCCGTGACCTACGACAGCGAAGGGCGCGTGGCCAGTGTGGTGGAGCTCGACATCGCCGACGGCGTGATCCGCGCGATCCACTCGGTCTCCAACCCCGACAAGCTCGGCCACCTCGGCCCGCTGTCCGACATCGCCCTCCTGCCGAAACGCTGACGACGACTGGGGCGTAGGCCGCTGCGGGGGGTCTTGGTGGGTTGGCGGCGACCTGTGTGTCTTCGGCGCAGGGTGTCTCGGCGGGTTGTTGGCGGCCGGTGCGTGTCCTCGGTGTCGCCCGGCGCTGTTCGAGGCGGGCATCTCCAGCTCCCGCATGTTCCTCGGCCCGGCCCGCCCGGGCGTCGAGGACCTGATCGACTCGGTCTCGGCGGGCCGGCGGCGGCCGGTGCGTGACCCCGGTCTCGGTGGGCCGGTAGCGGCCGTCCCGTAACCCCGCCGCTGCCCACTCGGCAGGTCAATGGCGGCCGGTGCATGACCCGCCGCCGCCCACTCGGCAGGTCAATGGCGGCCGGTGCATGACCCGCCGCTGCCCACTCGGCAGGTCAATGGCGGCCGTCCCGTAACCCCGCCGCCGCCCACTCGGCAGGCCAACGGCGACCGGTGCATGACCCACCGCCGCCCGCCTCCCCGTGCCAACGGCTCCTAAGAGGCCCGCTCGCCTCCCGGGCGTACCGCCTCCCATCCCCGCTCCAGCAGATCGAACGCGGCGTTGACCGCGGCGACCCGGTTCGAGGTCGTTGCCGCCAGGGCCCGGGTCTCCAGGGCTAGGTGGGCCAGGGCGGCGCAGGTGGGGTCGTCGGTGGGGGCGGCGGTGTCGGTGGCGATGGCCTCGGCCAGGGCGCGTTCGTGCCGCATCCACATGCGCCGGTGGTAGTCCAGGAGCGCCGGGGTGCTGGACACCAGCTTCTGGAACGCGGCCATCTGCTCGTCGTACTCGGGCTTGATCCCCGGCGACCGCAGCATGTGCTCGCGCAGGGCCGGAAGGAGCGGGGTGCCGGGCGCCCGATCGCGTACGGCGGCGACCAGAGCCTCCTCCACGTCCGCGTCCAGGTCGAACAGCAGCGCTTCCTTGCTCGGGAAGTGCTTGAACAGGGTCGTGGTGGAGACGTCGGCCGCCTCCGCGATGTCCCTGATGCTCACCGCCTCGAAGCCGTGCTTCAGGAACAGCTCCAGTGCCGCGTCCGCCAGTGCCTGGCGGGTCGCGGCCTTCTTGCGTTCGCGGCGGCCCATCGGCTCCGTCGTCTCCGTCATGGTCCGTAGCGTACCCAGCTCGGTTGCCCCATGCAAAAAGTTGACTCATTGCACTTAGTGAGTCGGTGTGCTTTTCTGGGCCGCATGACCACATCACCTCGTAGGACCACACCACCTCCCGGGAACGTCCGCTGGACGCTGCTCGGCGTGATGCTCGCCATGCTGCTGGGCATGCTCGACAACAACATCGTCGGTACGGCGATGCCGACGGTCGTCCGTGACCTGGGCGGCCTGGAGCACATCGCCTGGGTCGTCACCGCGTACACCCTCGCCACCGCCGTCTCGACTCCCGTCTGGGGCAAGCTCGGTGACCTCTACCACCGCGAGCGCGTCTTCCTCGCCTCGATCGTGATCTTCCTGCTGGCCTCGCTGCTCGCCGGCGCCGCCCACTCGATGACCCAGCTGATCGGGTTCCGCGCGCTGCAGGGCATCGGCGCGGGCGGACTGGCCGCCGGGGGATTCGCCCTGGTCGGCACCCTCGTACCGCCCCGGGAGCGCGGTCGCTACCAGGGCATGACCGCCTCCGTGATGGCCCTCGGCGTGGTCGGCGGCCCCCTGGTCGGCGGCCTGGTCACCGGCCACCTCGGCTGGCGCTGGGCGTTCTACGTCAATCTGCCGCTCGGCATCGTCGCCCTGGTCTGGATCCAGCTGATGCTCAGGCTGCCGGAGCCGGCCCCGAAGTCCCGGCCGCGCATCGACTGGGCGGGCATCGCCGTGCTGGGAGCCACGATCGGCGCGGCGGTCCTCGCGGCGACCTGGGCCGGTACGACGTACGCCTGGACGTCCTGGCGGATACTCGCCCTGGGTGCGGTGACCGTCCTCGGCACGGCGGTGTTCACCGTCGTGGAGCGGCGTGTCCCCGAACCCCTGCTGCCGCCCCGGGTGTTCACCGGGCACCGCAACTTCCCGCTCGCGATCGGCCTGTTGGTGGCCGTCGGCGTGGTGATGTTCGGCTGCGCGCTCTATCTGCCCCTGTTCCAGCAGACGGTGCAGGGCGCCACGGCGACCAGCTCCGGGCTGCTCCTGCTGCCGATGATGATCCCCGTGGTGATCACATCCAACATCGCCGGGAAGGTCATGTCCCGCACCGGCCGGTACAAGGTGTTCCCGGTGCTCGGCACCCTTCTGCTGACGGCCGGCACGCTGGCGCTCGCCACGATGGACACGGGCACCTCCCGCCTCGCCGCCGGCTGCGGGATGGCGCTCGTCGGCCTCGGCCTGGGCTTCACCATGCAGATGGCCACCACCCTCGCGCAGAACAGCGTGGAACTGCGGGACATGGGGGCGGCCATGGCGGCGACGAACCTGTTCCGCACCCTCGGCGGCTCCGTGGGCGTGGCCGTCTTCGGCTCGCTGTTCACCCGGGCGGTGCCGGACACGGCGACGGGGGAGGCGTACCGGCACGCGGTGGCCCACGGCACCCAGCACATCTTCCTTGCGACCGCCGGGGTGTGCGCGGTGGCGTTCGTCCTGGCGCTGCTGGTGAAGGAGGTGCCGTTGCGGGGCGGGCCCGGGGCGGTGAAAAGGGATCAGCCGGTGACTCGTCTCGCGACGGAGTCACCGGCTGATCGGTGAGGGTGAGTGACGGGACTCGAACCCGCGGCATCCTGGACCACAACCAGGTGCTCTACCAGCTGAGCTACACCCACCATGACCGGCGGTGGAACTTGTCGTCTCCCCGACCGGCCGAGAAGAAGTCTACAGGGTCCGAAGGGGTGCTCGCGCACACGTTTTCGCGAGCCGCTCTTCCGGGTCCTTCTTCCGGGTCCTTCTCCCTGGGCTACGGCGCGGGCTACTGCGCGGGCAGCACGTGCTTGGCGGCGATCGCCTTCGCGGTGTCGGAGTCCGGGCCGGGCTGCGGCACGAAGATGGCCTCGCGGTAGTAGCGCAGCTCGGCGATCGACTCGCGGATGTCGGCGAGGGCCCGGTGGTTGCCGTTCTTCTCCGGGCTGTTGAAGTACGTTCTCGGATACCAGCGGCGGGCCAGCTCCTTGATGGAGGACACGTCGACGATCCGGTAGTGGAGCCAGTCCTCCAGGGTCGGCATGTCCCGTAGC
Above is a genomic segment from Streptomyces fodineus containing:
- the sigJ gene encoding RNA polymerase sigma factor SigJ, producing MAGSVRATDADGYRSLLFSIAYGMTGSVGDAEDIVQDAFLNLTRVRQAGTAVGNLKAYLTTSVTRLGINYLSSARVRRETYVGDWLPEPVVVCADRPGPAEHAELSDSLSMAFLVLLEALSPVERAVFVLREVFGYGYPEVARLTGKSEANCRQIFARARKRVAAGGRAADLAPPPPVRRAESEELARKFFEAAEGGDMDALLGMLAPDVVFQGDGGGKARALARSVTEPRHVAQLLVGGFRRVRILGASMRAAWINGRPGAVTYDSEGRVASVVELDIADGVIRAIHSVSNPDKLGHLGPLSDIALLPKR
- a CDS encoding MFS transporter, translated to MTTSPRRTTPPPGNVRWTLLGVMLAMLLGMLDNNIVGTAMPTVVRDLGGLEHIAWVVTAYTLATAVSTPVWGKLGDLYHRERVFLASIVIFLLASLLAGAAHSMTQLIGFRALQGIGAGGLAAGGFALVGTLVPPRERGRYQGMTASVMALGVVGGPLVGGLVTGHLGWRWAFYVNLPLGIVALVWIQLMLRLPEPAPKSRPRIDWAGIAVLGATIGAAVLAATWAGTTYAWTSWRILALGAVTVLGTAVFTVVERRVPEPLLPPRVFTGHRNFPLAIGLLVAVGVVMFGCALYLPLFQQTVQGATATSSGLLLLPMMIPVVITSNIAGKVMSRTGRYKVFPVLGTLLLTAGTLALATMDTGTSRLAAGCGMALVGLGLGFTMQMATTLAQNSVELRDMGAAMAATNLFRTLGGSVGVAVFGSLFTRAVPDTATGEAYRHAVAHGTQHIFLATAGVCAVAFVLALLVKEVPLRGGPGAVKRDQPVTRLATESPADR
- a CDS encoding DoxX family protein, yielding MNLALCMCAVGHRLQRGGVKAIGALEVLAAVGLILPAALGIAPVLVPLAALGLVILMTGAAITRLRRHEVRFMVVDVVYIVLAAFVAWGRFGPESFVH
- a CDS encoding TetR/AcrR family transcriptional regulator; this encodes MTETTEPMGRRERKKAATRQALADAALELFLKHGFEAVSIRDIAEAADVSTTTLFKHFPSKEALLFDLDADVEEALVAAVRDRAPGTPLLPALREHMLRSPGIKPEYDEQMAAFQKLVSSTPALLDYHRRMWMRHERALAEAIATDTAAPTDDPTCAALAHLALETRALAATTSNRVAAVNAAFDLLERGWEAVRPGGERAS